Proteins encoded together in one Terriglobus saanensis SP1PR4 window:
- the thrB gene encoding homoserine kinase: MSGTVRLRLPATSANLGPGFDALGLAMDFHLYVEAAVSGKFAIEATGRNAQVCGDVEDSLILSTYQEVLGQQGISAPSLALKVRNEIPLGMGCGSSAAALVAGVALASHFGKLGWNRHEILTEASLREGHPDNVAACVMGGLTVSAMSTDGSLTTVSAVSLAPATQWPLLLVMPGASLSTSKARGLLPESYSRADTVANIQAASLLTAAFATGRGELLALAMRDRVHQPYRSEACALLPLLLPLAGTEGVLGVALSGAGPSVLLVLEDGMDLAVAEARVLKLLDGNEVELFRSRMGGGATL, translated from the coding sequence ATGAGTGGAACGGTACGGCTTCGTCTGCCTGCAACTTCAGCAAACCTTGGGCCGGGCTTTGACGCCCTGGGTCTGGCAATGGATTTTCACCTGTACGTGGAGGCGGCTGTCTCCGGCAAATTCGCGATTGAGGCGACGGGCCGCAATGCGCAGGTGTGCGGCGATGTTGAAGATTCCCTGATCCTGTCTACGTACCAGGAGGTGCTGGGGCAGCAGGGAATCAGTGCACCTTCGCTGGCGTTGAAGGTGCGTAACGAGATTCCGCTGGGCATGGGCTGCGGCTCTTCGGCGGCGGCGCTTGTGGCCGGGGTCGCGTTGGCTTCCCACTTCGGTAAGTTGGGGTGGAACCGGCACGAGATTCTGACAGAGGCGAGTCTTCGCGAGGGGCATCCTGATAATGTGGCTGCCTGCGTGATGGGCGGGTTGACGGTTTCGGCGATGTCAACCGATGGTTCTCTGACGACGGTGTCCGCGGTCTCGCTTGCTCCCGCGACGCAGTGGCCTTTGCTCTTGGTAATGCCGGGGGCTTCTTTGTCGACTTCCAAGGCTCGGGGTTTGTTGCCTGAGAGCTATTCCAGAGCAGATACGGTGGCGAATATTCAGGCGGCATCGCTGCTTACGGCGGCGTTTGCTACGGGTCGTGGCGAGCTTCTAGCTTTGGCGATGCGGGATCGTGTGCACCAGCCTTACCGGTCAGAGGCCTGCGCCTTGCTGCCACTTCTTTTGCCGTTGGCGGGTACCGAGGGTGTTCTGGGGGTGGCGCTCTCGGGTGCGGGGCCTTCTGTTCTTCTGGTTTTGGAAGATGGTATGGATCTGGCCGTTGCGGAGGCCCGTGTTCTTAAATTGCTGGATGGGAATGAGGTTGAGCTGTTTCGGTCGCGAATGGGCGGCGGGGCCACCCTTTAG
- a CDS encoding ABC transporter permease, whose product MIPVMHRNWLTWTALSLLGIFALAALLAPWIAPHDPAALDLQARLLSPGHGHWFGTDELGRDIFSRTLFGARISLTVAVTVVGLSLVFGALVGCVAGFYGGWRDALLNIYVMNAFMTLPGILLAIALVAFLGPGLRNVILALAIAGWVNYARLVRAQVMAAREREYVEAARALGANNLRILTRHILPNIMQPVIVQAAVGMAAAVLAEATLSFLGLGVPPPMASWGSMLNDARPHLFDAPHMIFFPAMAVMLCVLAFCFLGDALRDYADPRTRLSAGL is encoded by the coding sequence ATGATCCCAGTGATGCATCGCAACTGGCTTACATGGACGGCGCTTTCTCTTTTGGGAATCTTCGCGCTCGCTGCCCTGCTTGCGCCTTGGATCGCTCCACATGATCCAGCAGCGCTCGATCTCCAGGCGCGCCTGCTCTCTCCTGGCCATGGTCATTGGTTCGGGACCGACGAGTTAGGAAGAGATATCTTCTCGCGTACGCTGTTCGGCGCACGCATCTCCTTGACCGTCGCCGTCACAGTCGTAGGTCTCTCTCTCGTCTTCGGTGCCCTCGTTGGTTGCGTTGCCGGATTCTACGGCGGCTGGCGCGACGCTCTACTCAATATCTATGTCATGAATGCCTTCATGACGTTGCCAGGGATTCTTCTCGCCATCGCGCTCGTTGCCTTCCTCGGCCCAGGCCTGCGCAATGTCATCCTCGCGCTCGCCATCGCGGGTTGGGTTAACTATGCTCGACTCGTTCGAGCCCAGGTCATGGCCGCCCGCGAACGCGAATATGTGGAAGCAGCCCGTGCCCTCGGCGCAAACAACCTTCGCATCCTTACACGTCATATCCTTCCCAACATCATGCAGCCCGTGATCGTTCAGGCAGCCGTAGGCATGGCCGCAGCCGTCCTCGCAGAGGCCACGCTGAGCTTTCTTGGCCTTGGCGTGCCTCCTCCGATGGCGAGTTGGGGATCGATGCTCAACGACGCCCGCCCTCATCTCTTCGATGCTCCGCACATGATCTTCTTCCCCGCCATGGCGGTCATGCTCTGCGTGCTCGCGTTCTGCTTTCTGGGTGATGCTCTCCGCGACTACGCCGATCCCAGGACGCGCCTCTCCGCCGGTCTGTAA
- a CDS encoding WecB/TagA/CpsF family glycosyltransferase — protein MAEFNQGISSAKKEGGNEFRTILGVRFFSGSLKGAVDRMLHGGLLVVPSAPVLQLIETDLESRDALLSADFVIADSAYMVLVWRFLQWEKIPRISGLAYLDELLSRPEMKKPEDTVWVMARPKSAETNRAWLQTQGIDPPDSHIYLAPVYPPGPIQDPVLLEMLERLRPKHVIMTIGGGSQERLGLYLRRNLSFVPGIHCIGAAIAFLSGDQVKVPMWADKFYLGWLIRTMDNPKLYGPRYASSFALAKLMFRFRSMLPPIKAS, from the coding sequence ATGGCTGAGTTCAACCAGGGAATTTCTTCGGCAAAGAAAGAGGGTGGCAACGAGTTCCGCACCATTCTCGGAGTTCGCTTTTTTTCTGGATCGCTGAAGGGTGCAGTCGACCGGATGTTGCATGGTGGACTTCTGGTGGTTCCTTCGGCTCCGGTGCTGCAATTGATCGAGACGGACCTGGAATCGCGGGATGCTCTGTTGAGCGCGGATTTTGTGATCGCGGACAGTGCATACATGGTGTTGGTTTGGAGGTTCCTTCAGTGGGAGAAGATTCCGCGCATCTCCGGCCTGGCCTACCTGGATGAACTGCTTTCGCGTCCGGAGATGAAGAAGCCCGAGGACACGGTGTGGGTGATGGCCCGGCCGAAGTCCGCGGAGACCAACCGGGCATGGCTTCAGACGCAGGGCATCGATCCGCCGGATTCGCATATTTATCTCGCACCGGTTTATCCGCCGGGACCGATCCAGGACCCGGTGCTGCTGGAGATGTTGGAACGTCTTCGCCCGAAGCATGTGATTATGACCATCGGCGGTGGAAGCCAGGAGCGGCTTGGTCTTTATCTGCGGAGGAACCTGAGTTTTGTTCCGGGCATCCATTGCATTGGAGCTGCGATTGCTTTCCTGTCCGGCGATCAGGTGAAGGTGCCGATGTGGGCGGACAAGTTCTATCTTGGATGGCTGATCCGCACCATGGATAACCCCAAGCTGTACGGGCCGAGGTACGCCAGTTCCTTTGCCCTGGCAAAACTGATGTTTCGTTTTCGCAGCATGCTGCCGCCGATTAAGGCGAGCTGA
- a CDS encoding CAP domain-containing protein, whose amino-acid sequence MAQGRTVAEQYLFAALNQERAAVGLPALTWNPQMAVAAREHAIRMARMGGISHQFAGEPDLTQRTSTAGAKFSTVAENVAVGESPLTIHNAWMHSPGHRANILDAVVTSVGISAILYQGRLWAVQDFSRDVATLSLAAQEEKVRALVAQSSRMTSITPTPEARDTCAREKGYAGDRQPSFVMRYSGSSLALLPEQLTAKLASGQYTHAEVGACVPEGSAFAGYSIAVLLYP is encoded by the coding sequence TTGGCACAGGGCCGAACGGTGGCAGAGCAGTATCTGTTCGCAGCGTTGAACCAGGAACGCGCCGCGGTGGGTCTGCCTGCGCTGACGTGGAATCCACAGATGGCGGTGGCAGCGCGAGAGCATGCGATTCGTATGGCAAGGATGGGTGGCATCTCTCACCAGTTTGCGGGCGAGCCGGATCTGACGCAGCGCACGTCGACTGCAGGAGCGAAGTTTTCTACCGTTGCCGAAAATGTGGCGGTCGGGGAGTCTCCGCTGACGATTCACAACGCGTGGATGCATTCGCCGGGGCATCGCGCGAACATTCTGGATGCGGTGGTTACGTCGGTCGGTATCTCGGCGATTTTGTACCAGGGACGTTTGTGGGCGGTGCAGGACTTCTCCCGGGACGTTGCGACCCTATCTCTCGCTGCGCAGGAGGAGAAGGTGCGTGCCCTGGTGGCGCAGAGCTCTCGTATGACATCGATCACCCCGACGCCTGAGGCACGGGACACGTGTGCACGCGAGAAGGGCTATGCGGGGGATCGGCAGCCGTCGTTTGTGATGCGGTACTCCGGTTCGAGCCTGGCGCTGCTTCCGGAGCAACTTACGGCCAAGCTGGCTTCAGGGCAATACACGCACGCGGAGGTAGGGGCATGTGTTCCCGAGGGTAGCGCGTTTGCGGGCTACAGCATCGCAGTGCTGCTTTATCCCTAA
- a CDS encoding tyrosine-type recombinase/integrase yields the protein MESVSKAFQAARRRAGLDPRIVLYSARHTFGTYALASTGNLPAVMQTMGHASVRSTLPYQHHNSDAIREMIEQRNATPNDLRHSLRHTPRHSGGLVM from the coding sequence CTGGAGTCTGTCAGTAAGGCGTTTCAAGCGGCACGGCGACGTGCGGGTCTCGATCCGCGCATCGTTCTCTACTCCGCTCGTCACACCTTCGGCACCTATGCTCTGGCTTCCACCGGCAATTTACCAGCGGTCATGCAGACCATGGGACACGCAAGTGTGAGATCGACGTTGCCGTATCAGCATCACAACTCAGACGCGATTCGAGAGATGATCGAGCAACGTAACGCGACACCTAACGATTTACGTCATAGTTTGCGACATACTCCACGTCATAGTGGAGGTTTAGTCATGTAA